The Candidatus Palauibacter scopulicola genome includes a region encoding these proteins:
- a CDS encoding PIN domain nuclease produces the protein MIVDTSAWIEYLRCTESPVHLALRHAVRTGSAIATPAPAVMELLSGCRNETEERDLLKLLGRFEILVPHSLGQFQSAARIYRACQRAGRTIRSSVDCMVAAAALDAQRPLLARNRDFDTIARHTDLELVVPTAPESHA, from the coding sequence GTGATCGTCGACACGTCCGCGTGGATCGAGTACCTGCGCTGCACGGAAAGCCCCGTCCACCTTGCTTTGAGACACGCCGTACGGACCGGGAGCGCGATCGCCACGCCCGCTCCCGCGGTCATGGAACTCCTTTCGGGCTGTCGCAATGAAACCGAGGAGCGGGATCTGTTGAAGCTGCTCGGCCGCTTCGAGATCCTGGTCCCGCACTCGCTGGGCCAGTTCCAGAGCGCGGCGCGGATCTACCGCGCGTGTCAGCGGGCGGGACGTACGATTCGGTCCTCGGTAGACTGCATGGTCGCCGCCGCGGCCCTGGATGCGCAGCGCCCGCTGCTGGCCCGGAATCGCGACTTCGACACGATCGCCCGCCACACGGACCTCGAACTCGTCGTTCCGACGGCGCCGGAATCGCACGCCTGA